In the genome of bacterium, one region contains:
- the rpmB gene encoding 50S ribosomal protein L28, with translation MAQICEVCGKGRQVGMNVSHANNRTKKVWRPNLQKVRVAVSAGIARRMRVCTTCISGGKIKKAAR, from the coding sequence ATGGCACAAATCTGTGAAGTCTGCGGCAAGGGCCGCCAGGTCGGTATGAACGTCAGCCACGCGAACAATCGCACCAAGAAGGTCTGGCGGCCGAACCTCCAGAAAGTCCGCGTCGCGGTGTCGGCCGGCATCGCGCGGCGCATGCGCGTTTGCACGACCTGCATCTCCGGCGGCAAGATCAAAAAAGCCGCGCGCTGA
- the apaG gene encoding Co2+/Mg2+ efflux protein ApaG, translated as METNGVLISVDSQFSQFYSAPPYRYFFSYHVTIANNGKKAVQLLSRRWVIKDAAGRVQVVEGAGVVGEQPHILPGQSFQYTSGCPLPTPYGEMSGWYLMVDSDGDSFEAMIPAFKLVKIEDAEIN; from the coding sequence ATGGAGACGAACGGCGTCCTGATATCCGTGGACAGCCAGTTTTCGCAATTCTATTCCGCGCCGCCGTACCGGTATTTCTTTTCGTACCACGTCACGATCGCGAACAACGGCAAAAAGGCCGTGCAGCTTCTCTCGCGCCGATGGGTCATCAAGGACGCGGCCGGGCGCGTCCAGGTCGTCGAAGGCGCGGGGGTCGTCGGCGAGCAGCCGCACATCCTGCCCGGGCAGTCGTTTCAATACACCAGCGGCTGCCCGCTGCCGACGCCCTACGGGGAGATGAGCGGTTGGTACCTCATGGTCGACAGCGACGGCGATTCCTTCGAGGCGATGATCCCGGCGTTCAAACTCGTCAAGATCGAGGACGCGGAAATCAATTGA
- a CDS encoding putative metal-binding motif-containing protein, producing MTALRVFVAAFLAALLVASLACNVHDEDEDVPPESDGGDSSDDDDDDDDDGCTDADADGWCAPEDCNDHNAFMNPSRAEDCADGIDNNCDGFVDELDPQCPDIDPPGDDDFATHLAPLAAVC from the coding sequence ATGACAGCCCTGCGTGTCTTCGTAGCGGCATTTCTCGCCGCGTTGCTTGTCGCCTCCCTCGCCTGCAACGTCCACGACGAAGACGAAGATGTTCCGCCGGAAAGTGACGGCGGCGACTCAAGCGACGATGACGACGACGACGACGACGACGGCTGCACGGACGCGGACGCCGACGGCTGGTGCGCTCCGGAAGACTGCAACGATCACAATGCCTTCATGAATCCCAGCCGCGCGGAAGACTGCGCCGACGGCATCGACAACAACTGCGACGGCTTCGTGGACGAACTCGACCCGCAGTGCCCGGACATCGATCCGCCGGGGGACGACGATTTCGCCACCCATCTTGCGCCTTTGGCCGCTGTATGCTAA